One stretch of Hoplias malabaricus isolate fHopMal1 unplaced genomic scaffold, fHopMal1.hap1 scaffold_23, whole genome shotgun sequence DNA includes these proteins:
- the LOC136684772 gene encoding cystatin-A-like — MASRFCLLLVVVLFAIAESAPTTPQLGGWSEWKNADDSVNEICRKLQPEVQKQLGEEFSRFEALTYQTQVAGGVNYRIKVNVGVNKLVIIEVHHDLNQVDTLTKVEVVSSKNSGFVPVNYAVVKPLATFGNGRFM, encoded by the exons ATGGCGTCTCGCTTCTGTCTCCTGCTCGTTGTTGTCTTGTTCGCGATCGCAGAGTCTGCTCCAACAACTCCACAACTTGGAGGATGGTCAGAGTGGAAGAACGCTGACGACAGCGTGAATGAGATCTGCAGGAAG ctaCAGCCTGAAGTCCAAAAGCAGCTTGGAGAGGAGTTTTCTCGTTTCGAGGCTCTGACGTACCAAACCCAAGTTGCTGGAGGAGTGAACTACAGAATCAAG gttaaTGTAGGAGTGAATAAGCTTGTCATCATAGAGGTGCATCACGATCTTAATCAGGTCGACACTCTGACGAAGGTTGAAGTGGTTTCCTCAAAGAATTCTGGATTTGTTCCTGTGAATTATGCTGTAGTCAAACCATTGGCG ACGTTTGGCAATGGAAGGTTCATGTGA